The Gossypium hirsutum isolate 1008001.06 chromosome A13, Gossypium_hirsutum_v2.1, whole genome shotgun sequence nucleotide sequence TAGAAAGTTTTTTTAGGAGggactgaaattaaattataatttttatagtagtaaaaatataatttttttaaaaaataaatcaattttttatcatttttagagggtcaatgtgtaattttacctttattaatttaaaattttaaggaggcCGGGACCCTTCCCAGTACTCCTCTAGATACACCCCTACTCGAGGTGATAAACATCCTGACTATAAgtatcatatatttttattattttaatattgtaatacGTTTATTTATGATTACGAGATTATTAAGAAATACACTATATAAgatatttatacataaattatttaattataaaaaattatatttgattatCCCACACTAAAaactttatttataaataatttatatggttatcatttaggtttaaattattgagttcatGCCTCAAAAAAATGACTTTATATTAGTATTAAATTATGTCTCATAGATAATAAGGATAAAAAGgttactaaaatatatttttattaaaaattcaaaataattaaataaatttgtggttgaaataataaaattaaaaattaaaaaatgttgtACTACCGCAtctaagttatatatataaaaatatgaaaagataaaaaaatattataataatataatttaaattgctAATAACCTTCTGATCTAATGGTAAGTAAACTTGTCACTTGCCCATGAGTCGGGTCACACGGTCAACCATAAAGGCTCATTTGAAAAATGGGAGGACCTGGAAAatgagtttgggtaaaaaaataatGCCTATTTAGAAAATGGGTTGGGCCTCGTGTAAGGTTTTTTGGCCCAGGCTCGGcccgaatttgtaaaaaaatttattgttttgttgttttctcaCAGCTTTGCTTTCATTTCACTATaatgttgctattattttgttgttatttggatattgtataattcttgttatattgttaattttactactattttagaagtgtttgcttgttaagttgcacttatgttaatgttatttaagtatatagatttttttaaaaatttattttcaattggttgcgaaacatttattttaatatttttgatgtattatatatttaaaatttttatataaaaaatattctaatATGGGTGGACTGGGCTGGTTCGGGCAaaagtttaagtttatttttcaaGTCGAACCAACCCTATCAatctagcctaaaattttatTAGGGCTCAGCCCGAGCTCAACTCGACCCATAAACAACTTTAATGACAAGAGTATTATGTTATAAGAATGAGAGTTTGAACACCCTATTTCACACCTCAAttatataaaaagaataatataatttaaatcgtaaaaaaatgttattttaattatttttaataaaatacaaaataatatacTCTAATAGATAAATCACATtgcattataaaaaaatatataaattcaaaatttagaaataaaatcgcCAACTCTAAATAGGGACATCCATGAAACAATAGAATTGTCGGgttggatttaatttttaaaggaaaaaatatGATCCCGGTCCAGGTCCACAATTATGGTATTATAGCCTACAAAATATCTGTAATTTTTTTGACTAATAAAAAAGATCGACCACAGTGGGAGTCGAACCCACGACCTTTTGATCCGAAGTCAAACGCGCTAATCCACTGCGCTATGCGGTCAATTGATTATTTGCTTACCAATATTTTAAACAAGACTGTCCTTAAAGCTTGTATTCTATGATAATAAAGCAGGTAAATTGTTATGACCActtaactattaataaatttctttttcggTTATCCAactatgaaatattttaaaatgatcgctcaaatattcaattttgtctttttttgctCAACAagataatttaaaaatgaaaacattaaaaaaattcaagatagtTAAGTGACcgaaaaaaacaaaattgaatggttaaataaccatttttgtaacttttcatggttaagtgaccaaaaattaaatttactaataattgagcaaccattttgtaacttttcaaagTTGAATGACTACTTTACCCTAATAAAATAGATGAGATTAACCaagtttttcttaaaatttattttataaatgtaaataaaacatatttatattacataatataccaaaaatttaaaatagttggAATTAATTAAACCGGCTTAAATCAATttcagtgttttttttttgttaatcaagTTAATTTGGCCAGTTTAATCAATTTAGAGTTCAAGGCAAAATTCTGCCTAAAAAAAGGGAATAGCTAAAGCAAAAGGCCTATTAAGAAAAACTATACTGCTGTTTCTTGCAAGAAGAGTGAAAAGGTTTTTTAAGGTACAAAATGAGCATTTTTCAAGCATTAATGGCTGCCAACTAGAACATTAGCAATAAAATTGCATGGTTAAGATGCTAATCTGTAAAACTACAGCTTAGATCATAAACAAACATCCTATATTTATGCCCTAATTAACTTGTCTCCTATAGTTCTCGAAAATTAGTACGATAAAACATGTAGATATATGTACAATCACTTCTTTCCACTAGAAGAATCAAATTTGTGACGGTGAACTGGAACATAACGGACACCGCGGGTCACGCCTCTCCTCGAAACTCGTTCTCTTTTCCAAACAATCCTCATGGTATACGTGGCCACAAACTAGAACTGCCACAACAGAGAATTCACCAGAAGCCAGGGTGTTCCCGAGAATATAAGGTTTCCGTCTCAAATGCTTTTGACATAAGCCACAAACCGAATTCACCTGGTCCGGCAGTACTGCATCCATCACTAATGAAGTGGATCTAATTCTTTCCGGTCTGCCGAATGCTTTTTCCCTACCATCTACAAAAGTTTGTAAACTGAAGTTAATGGCAGGGACTGGAAGTGAAAACGAGCAACATGAGTTTCTAAAATTTGCCGAGAGTTTCCTGATGTTAATATGCTATAGAATATATTCTAGGGATGAGACACTACAACCTGCACCTCGTCCAGACTCGGGTTTATATTGAGCAAACTTGAAAGATAATCTCTCATCATGTAAAGGACTAATCAGGCCACGAGAAGTTGTTGGATTTGAAAGGCTGCCGGAGTTTCGGCGGGAGTAATGATGACCATAGTAATGGCGTGATCTTTTTAAGAATATCGAACGCCCAAGATTGTAATGGTGATGAGCAACAGAAGAGTTGGAATTAAGTAGCTTCATTGAACTACTTCCAACATCAATGCCAGCATCCAAATTCGAAGAATGCTAACAAAAGCATAAAAAGATATCAAAGGACTATCGGTCAAAAAAATAACGAAAAAACCATTGGAGAAGGAACGATTTTCGAAAATGAATGAGGAAAAGAACAAAACCTCTTTTGATAATAATGCTGTCCCCGATGAGCATGGCATGTTCTCTGCAATACGCAACAAAAGGCACAATGGTTATTCACATTTAAATAGGGGAGACTTCTTAACTATTTCACAAAATCAGATTATTAGCTGAAAATAGGCCAAATCTTCCATTGCATGAATATATTTCATGTACTAAGGCAAAGATAATCCCCGAAATCTCATCTAATCTATGTTGCCGcaacttttcaattttcttaAAGTACCCATATCCGACTTGTTCTCAAACATGGGCATGACCCTTTAAGTACccttcaaatatatgaaaaaaacttagaaaaaaccAAACATACCCATGCCAGACACAAACCCGACACTCACACCTGAGTCCGAGTAACATAGCATCTAACCACATCAAGGTAGAAGAACTACGTTAAACCGAAAATAAGGATAAGAATGCAGAAGAAAATGTAGCAAAGTATAAAAGAGTGATGCAAACAAATGGTACATTTTTGTTGATACAAGCGTTCAACTCTAGACAATATTTCATCTACTGAGACCAAGATAGATAATCACCAAAGCCTCATCTAACTTAATGTTGCTGCGACTTTTCAATTTTCTTAAAGTACCTGTATTCATCTCAGACATGGGGATTACCATCTAAGAACATTCGGTAATAAGATATAGAACTCGAAATTGAAAAGCATACATGAGGTCCTAGATTTTTCCATTCAAATAAATCAGGccacaaaatttacaaaaataatgtGTACATAATGTATAGACTATATCGAAGACTATAATAAGAATAAGATAGACGACAAAAACATTTAAGCCATTGCGAGTTGGAAACCTATATAATTCTATTAATCAACCTTGCAGGTAAATGTGAAGATTTGTTATTCATACCTATAATAACAGGCAAATTATGCAATGTTTATCAAGAGAAACATCTAAGTTTCAAAATGGCGAGCAGGCCGATACAGATACAATCAAACTACTATATAAAGTGGCAAAGAAGCAAAACTAAGCATTGTGCTTAAAATCATTCTAGGGCAAAGTATAATACACTTGAAAGATTATTAGatatttttcccctttttcaattcaatctttaaTAGCTAAATCATATGATTTTGCAGCCTCTGTACTAGCAAAATAAACCTTTCTTTCCTCATCAAATTTCATAATGCACAAAAATCCcacaattttactaaaaaattcatacaaaatattgtGAAGAAAAACATCAACTACAAAGCATCCTCGTTGtcaaatgaacaaaaaagaaTAGCTTCAACTAGCAATTTCAAGAAATTAAAACCCCACAAGAAGCAGAACTTTTTTATGTACTCCCCCACTAATTAACAAAGTCACCCAGATTCGATAcagatgaaaaaaataaatttgcgACAAACCTGAAAACCCCATTCCATTTTCTTAAAATGAAAGGGAAAACaaaattttacttcttttttctCAAGGATTATAGCACCGATTTCTTACAAAATTGGGTAACATTTCTCATGAATCAActcttttacaaaaataaaattgggtTGAAAAAAAGAGAAGGGAATGGAAACGTACCAGAAGGAGAAGGGAGGTCGAGATTACGATGAAGTTGggaacttttctttttctttcccattATAATGAAATTTGAAACGAAAAAAAGAAGAACCAGAATATAGTAAACTAtccaaaattaaaagacaaaagaGTTTTTTTTGGGAGAGTGACGTTCTACGACCAATAATACAAATAaccccatttttcttttcttttttgtgtgtggttttttcagaaaataataataaaggggcTTCCTTTTTTCTGGAAATTTTGGGGGTTTGGGAAGTGTGAGGTGAGTttcagggttttttttttctactcGGAGGTGAAATAATAGTATAATTTCCCCAGCTTCGCCCGATAAATCTCTTTATAATTTCTTCTTTTAGGTAAAAGGGTAAATTCtaaaaatagtcactttgt carries:
- the LOC121212596 gene encoding uncharacterized protein isoform X2, with protein sequence MGKKKKSSQLHRNLDLPSPSENMPCSSGTALLSKEHSSNLDAGIDVGSSSMKLLNSNSSVAHHHYNLGRSIFLKRSRHYYGHHYSRRNSGSLSNPTTSRGLISPLHDERLSFKFAQYKPESGRDGREKAFGRPERIRSTSLVMDAVLPDQVNSVCGLCQKHLRRKPYILGNTLASGEFSVVAVLVCGHVYHEDCLEKRTSFEERRDPRCPLCSSSPSQI
- the LOC121212596 gene encoding uncharacterized protein isoform X1, with the translated sequence MGKKKKSSQLHRNLDLPSPSENMPCSSGTALLSKEHSSNLDAGIDVGSSSMKLLNSNSSVAHHHYNLGRSIFLKRSRHYYGHHYSRRNSGSLSNPTTSRGLISPLHDERLSFKFAQYKPESGRGADGREKAFGRPERIRSTSLVMDAVLPDQVNSVCGLCQKHLRRKPYILGNTLASGEFSVVAVLVCGHVYHEDCLEKRTSFEERRDPRCPLCSSSPSQI